The Nocardioides sp. S5 genome includes a window with the following:
- a CDS encoding S8 family serine peptidase, with translation MSRARLRTTLAAGLVAAGVVPLWATPASAEHDAPCSVGEVPGSEQLADTHSRDNPAFERMHVEQAQELATGRGVKVAVIDSGVMPLPGIDRPTAVAVGGASATGILSGHGTIVAGLIAGPRGVAPDAQVFDYKVYDTEVADIAEGEKQVTSAGIVAGIEAVIADHRTQQFDVVNISLAVNQSDPRLEAAVARLVELPLVVVAAAGNAEEGDGSDDESFKGTPGNDADVYPADYPGVLAVSAVPPGFEDPGTYVLPNLDTDVAAPTLGAISLNASGQACDVVEVATSWSAAEVSGIIALLRERFPRETPQQLVARLQATTEGDGPVQGEDGAVANPWTGAGVVQAHDALTRELKPGRQGRIETTVAETRTDAQAPPAPERIDLFSTPRAILLWSGLVAGSLLALAFMLRPLLRR, from the coding sequence TGGCGGCCGGTCTGGTCGCCGCGGGGGTCGTGCCGCTGTGGGCGACCCCTGCCTCCGCGGAGCACGACGCGCCGTGCTCGGTCGGTGAGGTGCCGGGCTCGGAGCAGCTCGCCGACACGCACAGCAGGGACAACCCGGCCTTCGAGCGGATGCACGTCGAGCAGGCGCAGGAGCTCGCCACCGGTCGCGGCGTGAAGGTCGCGGTCATCGACAGCGGCGTCATGCCGCTGCCGGGCATCGACCGCCCGACGGCCGTCGCGGTCGGCGGAGCGTCTGCGACGGGCATCCTGTCCGGCCACGGCACGATCGTCGCGGGCCTGATCGCCGGTCCGCGCGGCGTCGCCCCCGACGCGCAGGTCTTCGACTACAAGGTCTACGACACCGAGGTCGCCGACATCGCCGAAGGGGAGAAGCAGGTGACGTCGGCCGGGATCGTCGCCGGCATCGAGGCCGTCATCGCCGACCACCGCACGCAGCAGTTCGACGTCGTCAACATCTCCCTCGCCGTGAACCAGTCGGACCCGAGGCTCGAGGCCGCGGTCGCGCGGCTCGTCGAGCTGCCGCTCGTCGTGGTGGCCGCGGCCGGCAACGCCGAGGAGGGCGACGGCTCCGACGACGAGTCCTTCAAGGGCACGCCGGGCAACGACGCCGACGTCTACCCCGCCGACTACCCCGGCGTGCTGGCCGTGAGCGCGGTCCCGCCGGGCTTCGAGGACCCGGGCACCTACGTCCTGCCCAACCTCGACACCGACGTCGCCGCGCCCACGCTCGGCGCGATCTCGCTCAACGCGTCCGGGCAGGCGTGCGACGTCGTGGAGGTCGCGACGTCGTGGTCGGCGGCGGAGGTCAGCGGCATCATCGCGCTGCTGCGCGAGCGCTTCCCCCGCGAGACCCCGCAGCAGCTCGTCGCCCGCCTGCAGGCCACCACCGAGGGCGACGGCCCGGTGCAGGGCGAGGACGGTGCGGTCGCGAACCCGTGGACCGGAGCCGGTGTGGTGCAGGCCCACGACGCGCTCACCCGCGAGCTGAAGCCCGGACGGCAGGGAAGGATCGAGACGACCGTCGCCGAGACCCGCACCGACGCCCAGGCGCCTCCCGCGCCCGAGCGCATCGACCTGTTCAGCACCCCGCGCGCGATCCTGCTGTGGTCGGGCCTGGTCGCCGGATCGCTCCTGGCGCTGGCGTTCATGCTGCGCCCGCTGCTGCGCCGCTGA
- a CDS encoding sugar phosphate nucleotidyltransferase, with product MTDTTDEPVAVILAGGQGSRLWPISRDRRPKQFQPVVGGRPLLTGTIERLSEIVDPSRIHVSTRARFADAARATLGPVPPENLILEEDPAGPATAFALGIATLEHRYGNVPALIAPSDHLITEDEAFNQASRDMLAQLVETPESMVVLGAEPTGFDGTLGYIHTQGEGGPVEVITSFFEKPDPATIDEIGDEGSLYWNTACYGVRVQQACDAYRAAMPMVFDAISRFTADRPDVNGYRGAAIGGHELYPLLAAGMECLVVPRHLGWSDIGTWKRLEQVLAADDEHAIGPALQLESDDVLVASMDGRPVITLGATGLVVVSHEDAVYVLDKKLALDAGGLAHLRSLLAASTREDLL from the coding sequence ATGACCGACACCACTGACGAGCCGGTTGCCGTCATCCTCGCCGGCGGGCAGGGCTCGCGCCTCTGGCCGATCAGCCGGGACCGCCGACCCAAGCAGTTCCAGCCCGTCGTGGGTGGTCGTCCGCTGCTCACGGGGACCATCGAGCGGCTCAGCGAGATCGTCGACCCGTCCCGCATCCATGTCTCGACCCGCGCCCGGTTCGCCGACGCCGCCCGCGCCACGCTCGGCCCGGTGCCGCCGGAGAACCTGATCCTCGAGGAGGACCCGGCCGGGCCCGCAACGGCTTTCGCGCTCGGCATCGCGACGCTCGAGCACCGCTACGGCAACGTGCCGGCGCTGATCGCTCCGTCCGACCACCTGATCACCGAGGACGAGGCCTTCAACCAGGCCTCGCGCGACATGCTCGCCCAGCTCGTCGAGACGCCCGAGTCGATGGTGGTGCTCGGCGCCGAGCCCACCGGCTTCGACGGCACCCTCGGCTACATCCACACCCAGGGGGAGGGCGGACCCGTCGAGGTGATCACCAGCTTCTTCGAGAAGCCCGACCCCGCGACGATCGACGAGATCGGGGACGAGGGATCGCTATACTGGAACACCGCCTGCTACGGCGTACGGGTCCAGCAGGCGTGCGACGCCTACCGCGCCGCGATGCCGATGGTCTTCGACGCCATCTCGCGGTTCACCGCCGACCGGCCGGACGTCAACGGCTACCGCGGTGCCGCGATCGGTGGTCACGAGCTCTACCCGTTGCTCGCCGCCGGGATGGAGTGCCTGGTCGTGCCGCGCCACCTCGGCTGGAGCGACATCGGCACCTGGAAGCGACTGGAGCAGGTGCTCGCCGCCGACGACGAGCACGCCATCGGCCCCGCCCTGCAGCTGGAGAGCGACGACGTCCTCGTCGCCAGCATGGACGGGCGGCCCGTCATCACGCTCGGGGCGACGGGCCTCGTCGTGGTGTCGCACGAGGACGCGGTCTACGTCCTCGACAAGAAGCTGGCCCTCGACGCCGGCGGCCTCGCACACCTGCGTTCGCTCCTCGCGGCCAGCACCCGCGAAGATCTCCTCTGA
- a CDS encoding UDP-N-acetylglucosamine 2-epimerase encodes MSHENSQHIVVVGTKPDIIKQAPIYHELRNRGHDVVLCHTGQHYDHNLSQSMLDEFGVREDVNLEVRGGVNDLVSGITAKLALYLRGFAERGGFPITYVHGDTTTAMAGALATFGERQALVHVEAGLRTLSPKPEVLQGWLDQGADLDWASFREQSIDRNSWSKGSREPSPEQFNTRVADAGTDLHAAPVELNREFLVDEGFAPAAIDVVGNSVVDALAQAVAGSDKNQVLQKFPQMGDGSFLRFCVHRRENTTNHFRFNLLMDAMESLLEQGHHVLFIRLLGTEAAIDNFGRRQWLEDLEARYGDALISTPVWDSYLDVVAAMSMCAVIVTDSGSIVEEANVLQVPCVTLRFGSDRSETFLAGSNFLAPPIDKALMTSVIHNVFEHRAELSWDRVYPEGASRMLVDAVERRLDEGSLLISEEWRYGLKAQLR; translated from the coding sequence ATGTCCCACGAGAACAGCCAGCACATCGTCGTCGTCGGCACCAAGCCCGACATCATCAAGCAGGCGCCGATCTACCACGAGCTGCGCAACCGCGGGCACGACGTCGTGCTGTGCCACACCGGCCAGCACTACGACCACAACCTCTCGCAGTCGATGCTCGACGAGTTCGGTGTCCGCGAGGACGTGAACCTCGAGGTGCGCGGCGGCGTCAACGACCTGGTCTCCGGGATCACCGCCAAGCTCGCCCTCTACCTGCGGGGCTTCGCCGAGCGGGGCGGCTTCCCGATCACCTACGTGCACGGTGACACCACCACTGCGATGGCGGGCGCGCTCGCCACGTTCGGCGAGCGCCAGGCACTGGTCCACGTCGAGGCGGGCCTGCGCACGTTGTCGCCGAAGCCGGAGGTGCTGCAGGGCTGGCTCGACCAGGGCGCCGACCTCGACTGGGCTTCGTTCCGGGAGCAGTCGATCGACCGCAACAGCTGGTCCAAGGGCAGCCGCGAGCCCTCGCCCGAGCAGTTCAACACCCGCGTCGCCGACGCCGGCACCGACCTGCACGCCGCCCCGGTCGAGCTCAACCGCGAGTTCCTCGTCGACGAGGGCTTCGCGCCCGCCGCGATCGACGTCGTCGGCAACTCCGTCGTCGACGCGCTCGCGCAGGCGGTCGCCGGCAGCGACAAGAACCAGGTGCTGCAGAAGTTCCCGCAGATGGGCGACGGGTCGTTCCTGCGCTTCTGCGTCCACCGGCGCGAGAACACCACCAACCACTTCCGGTTCAACCTGCTGATGGACGCGATGGAGTCGCTGCTCGAGCAGGGACACCACGTCCTCTTCATCCGCCTGCTCGGCACCGAGGCCGCCATCGACAACTTCGGTCGCCGCCAGTGGCTCGAGGACCTCGAGGCGAGGTACGGCGACGCGCTGATCTCGACCCCGGTGTGGGACAGCTACCTCGACGTGGTCGCCGCCATGTCGATGTGCGCGGTGATCGTGACCGACTCCGGCTCGATCGTGGAGGAGGCCAACGTGCTCCAGGTGCCGTGCGTGACCCTGCGCTTCGGCTCCGACCGCTCCGAGACCTTCCTGGCCGGCAGCAACTTCCTCGCCCCGCCCATCGACAAGGCGCTGATGACCAGCGTCATCCACAACGTCTTCGAGCACCGCGCCGAGCTGTCGTGGGACCGCGTCTACCCCGAGGGCGCCTCGCGGATGCTCGTCGACGCGGTCGAGCGGCGCCTCGACGAGGGCAGCCTGCTGATCTCCGAGGAGTGGCGCTACGGCCTCAAGGCGCAGCTGCGCTGA
- a CDS encoding DNA polymerase III subunit gamma and tau, translated as MESPLALYRRYRPETFQEVIGQDHVTEPLRAALAANRVNHAYLFSGPRGCGKTTSARILARALNCAQAPISDPCGECDSCRDLARGGPGSIDVIEIDAASHGGVDDARDLREKAFFAPVRDRYKVYIIDEAHMVTTQGFNALLKLVEEPPPHLRFIFATTEPDKVLPTIRSRTHHYPFRLIPPRLLSDYLSQLAGEEGVSIEPAALPLVVRAGAGSARDTLSVLDQLLGGAGPGGVTHKLATDLLGFTPDSLLDEVVEAFATRDGAAVFSVVDKVVETGQDPRRFTEDLLRRLRDLVIVTAVPDAPATGLIDVAEDAGERLVAQAARFGAIELSRAADIVASGLTEMRGATAPRLLLELLCARVLLPGADHTADGVMARLERLERRMDVTGAPAPAAVARAAAAPAPAAAPAPAAVSPAAPVAAPGPARADEPAPPPPVPTTPPAEAQAPSRPEAPTPVRDDGPAPPPPMPTSLPEPPQPPPTTAEPAPEPSAPAAPGTPVAEQPAGPRGGLSLVDVRRLWPDILEQTKNRRRLAWMVLSQHAHVVDVDGTRLTVGFANSGARDSFVNGGCDEILRQAAIDVVGMDWRVESIVDQSGAAAEAPVVRQSATAAPPQPGLAAAPAADAPDGPPSWVTGESAAPDAPVPPPSPAPVVSAAPAREALEAARAGGTPEASEPVRSADDDVDPDDPDAESAALDTESLLSQTLGARLIEEIRND; from the coding sequence GTGGAGTCACCGCTCGCGCTCTATCGCCGCTACCGGCCCGAGACCTTCCAGGAGGTCATCGGGCAGGACCACGTGACGGAGCCGTTGCGGGCGGCGCTGGCGGCCAACCGGGTCAACCACGCCTACCTCTTCTCCGGCCCCCGCGGCTGCGGCAAGACCACCTCGGCCCGGATCCTGGCCCGTGCGCTCAACTGCGCGCAGGCCCCGATCTCCGACCCGTGCGGTGAGTGCGACAGCTGCCGCGACCTGGCCCGCGGTGGTCCCGGCTCGATCGACGTCATCGAGATCGACGCCGCCTCCCACGGTGGTGTGGACGACGCGCGCGACCTGCGCGAGAAGGCGTTCTTCGCCCCGGTGCGCGACCGCTACAAGGTCTACATCATCGACGAGGCCCACATGGTCACCACGCAGGGCTTCAACGCCCTGCTCAAGCTGGTCGAGGAGCCGCCGCCGCACCTGCGCTTCATCTTCGCCACGACCGAGCCCGACAAGGTGCTGCCGACGATCCGCTCGCGCACCCACCACTACCCCTTCCGGCTGATCCCGCCGCGCCTGCTGAGCGACTACCTCTCCCAGCTCGCCGGTGAGGAGGGGGTGAGCATCGAGCCGGCCGCCCTGCCCCTCGTCGTACGCGCCGGGGCGGGGTCCGCGCGCGACACGCTGTCCGTGCTCGACCAGCTCCTCGGTGGCGCCGGTCCGGGCGGCGTCACCCACAAGCTGGCCACCGACCTGCTCGGCTTCACCCCCGACTCGCTGCTCGACGAGGTGGTCGAGGCCTTCGCCACCCGCGACGGTGCCGCGGTCTTCTCGGTCGTGGACAAGGTCGTCGAGACCGGCCAGGACCCGCGCCGCTTCACCGAGGACCTGCTGCGCCGCCTGCGCGACCTCGTCATCGTCACCGCCGTGCCCGACGCCCCGGCCACGGGCCTCATCGACGTCGCCGAGGACGCGGGGGAGCGGCTGGTGGCCCAGGCCGCGCGCTTCGGGGCCATCGAGCTCAGCCGCGCGGCCGACATCGTCGCCTCCGGGCTGACCGAGATGCGCGGGGCCACCGCCCCCCGCCTGCTGCTCGAGCTGCTCTGCGCCCGCGTGCTGCTGCCGGGCGCCGACCACACGGCCGACGGCGTGATGGCGCGCCTGGAGCGCCTGGAGCGCCGCATGGACGTCACCGGGGCCCCGGCTCCCGCCGCGGTCGCGCGGGCGGCGGCGGCACCGGCTCCCGCCGCGGCACCGGCTCCTGCCGCGGTGTCCCCGGCTGCTCCCGTGGCGGCCCCCGGTCCGGCGCGCGCCGACGAGCCCGCGCCGCCGCCCCCGGTGCCGACCACCCCTCCTGCCGAGGCCCAGGCGCCGTCGCGGCCCGAGGCGCCGACCCCGGTGCGCGACGACGGTCCCGCGCCGCCCCCGCCGATGCCCACCTCGCTGCCCGAGCCGCCGCAGCCCCCGCCGACGACGGCCGAGCCCGCGCCGGAGCCGTCGGCCCCGGCCGCCCCGGGCACGCCCGTGGCCGAGCAGCCGGCAGGACCGCGCGGTGGCCTCAGCCTCGTCGACGTACGCCGCCTGTGGCCCGACATCCTCGAGCAGACCAAGAACCGTCGCCGCCTGGCCTGGATGGTGCTCTCCCAGCACGCCCACGTCGTCGACGTCGATGGCACCCGCCTGACCGTGGGCTTCGCCAACTCCGGCGCGCGCGACTCCTTCGTCAACGGCGGCTGCGACGAGATCCTGCGCCAGGCCGCGATCGACGTCGTCGGCATGGACTGGCGCGTCGAGTCCATCGTCGACCAGTCCGGTGCCGCCGCGGAGGCACCCGTGGTGCGCCAGTCGGCCACCGCCGCGCCTCCGCAGCCCGGCCTGGCCGCTGCGCCGGCCGCGGACGCACCCGACGGCCCGCCGTCGTGGGTCACCGGTGAGTCCGCCGCGCCCGACGCCCCGGTTCCGCCTCCGTCGCCGGCACCCGTCGTGTCCGCGGCCCCGGCGCGCGAGGCGCTGGAGGCTGCCCGTGCGGGTGGCACGCCCGAGGCGTCCGAGCCCGTCCGGTCGGCCGACGACGACGTCGACCCCGACGACCCCGACGCCGAGTCGGCCGCGCTCGACACCGAGTCCCTGCTGAGCCAGACGCTCGGCGCGCGGCTGATCGAAGAGATTCGCAACGACTGA
- a CDS encoding YbaB/EbfC family nucleoid-associated protein, producing MTQNPFDALGGGGFDMNALLQQAQQMQQQLEEAQADLARQTVDGTVAGGAVSVTANGVGELVGVTIRTGEFDGNDPDDLSDLSDLIVAAYRDARAKSEALASESMGPLTDGLGGGAGGLGLPGLG from the coding sequence ATGACCCAGAACCCCTTCGACGCCCTCGGCGGCGGCGGCTTCGACATGAACGCCCTGCTCCAGCAGGCCCAGCAGATGCAGCAGCAGCTCGAGGAGGCGCAGGCCGACCTCGCCCGCCAGACCGTCGACGGCACCGTCGCCGGCGGCGCGGTCTCGGTCACCGCCAACGGTGTCGGCGAGCTGGTGGGCGTCACGATCCGCACCGGCGAGTTCGACGGCAACGACCCCGACGACCTCTCGGACCTGTCCGACCTGATCGTCGCGGCCTACCGCGACGCCCGGGCCAAGTCCGAGGCCCTGGCGAGCGAGTCGATGGGTCCGCTCACCGACGGGCTCGGCGGCGGGGCCGGTGGCCTCGGCCTCCCCGGCCTGGGCTGA
- the recR gene encoding recombination mediator RecR yields MYEGVVQDLIDELGRLPGVGPKSAQRIAFHLLQAEPADVRRLADVLIEVKARVKFCSVCFNVSEDEQCRICRDERRDPSVLCVVEEYKDVVAIERTREFRGRYHVLGGAISPIDGIGPDQLHVKELMPRLADGTVTEVILATDPNLEGEATATYLTRLLLPMGLRVTRLASGLPVGGDLEYADEVTLGRAFAGRRSAQ; encoded by the coding sequence TTGTACGAGGGCGTCGTCCAGGACCTGATCGACGAGCTGGGCCGACTGCCCGGCGTCGGTCCCAAGAGCGCGCAACGGATCGCCTTCCACCTGCTCCAGGCCGAGCCCGCCGACGTACGCCGTCTCGCCGACGTGCTGATCGAGGTCAAGGCGCGGGTGAAGTTCTGCTCCGTCTGCTTCAACGTCAGCGAGGACGAGCAGTGCCGGATCTGCCGCGACGAGCGGCGCGACCCGAGCGTGCTGTGCGTCGTCGAGGAGTACAAGGACGTCGTCGCCATCGAGCGCACCCGCGAGTTCCGCGGCCGCTACCACGTGCTCGGCGGGGCGATCTCGCCGATCGACGGCATCGGACCCGACCAGCTCCACGTCAAGGAGCTCATGCCCCGACTGGCCGACGGCACGGTCACCGAGGTCATCCTCGCCACCGACCCCAACCTCGAGGGCGAGGCCACCGCGACCTACCTCACGCGCCTGCTCCTGCCGATGGGCTTGCGCGTCACCCGCTTGGCGAGTGGACTGCCCGTGGGCGGTGATCTCGAGTACGCCGACGAGGTCACGCTCGGCCGCGCATTCGCCGGAAGGAGATCAGCACAATGA
- a CDS encoding DUF5063 domain-containing protein — protein sequence MTDADQIRFEEQIADSVTSFLLALREIAREGNGSEAVSLLLLEISQVLLAGARLGAQTDFAPREEFQPDVGPEADIDELRLRLADMLEGVDSYTFVFDPYVPEVVESRLSDDLASIAIDLENGLRHFRAGNVEEALWWWQFSYVNNWGNLAGAALNALLTVVAHDRFDTDFVANAAAVAVADEMLEVDPAEQP from the coding sequence ATGACCGACGCCGACCAGATCAGGTTCGAGGAGCAGATCGCCGACTCGGTGACCAGCTTCCTGCTCGCCTTGCGCGAGATCGCCCGCGAGGGCAACGGCTCGGAGGCCGTGTCGCTGCTGCTCCTCGAGATCAGCCAGGTGCTGCTCGCGGGTGCCCGCCTGGGTGCGCAGACCGACTTCGCCCCGCGCGAGGAGTTCCAGCCCGACGTGGGTCCGGAGGCCGACATCGACGAGCTCCGGCTGCGCCTGGCCGACATGCTCGAGGGCGTCGACTCCTACACCTTCGTCTTCGACCCCTACGTCCCCGAGGTGGTGGAGAGCCGTCTGTCCGACGACCTCGCCTCGATCGCCATCGACCTCGAGAACGGCCTGCGCCACTTCCGCGCCGGCAACGTCGAGGAGGCGTTGTGGTGGTGGCAGTTCTCCTACGTCAACAACTGGGGCAACCTCGCCGGTGCCGCGCTCAACGCGCTGCTCACGGTCGTGGCGCACGACCGCTTCGACACCGACTTCGTCGCCAACGCGGCAGCGGTCGCGGTCGCCGATGAGATGCTGGAGGTCGACCCGGCCGAGCAGCCGTAG
- a CDS encoding aspartate kinase translates to MGIVVQKYGGSSLADADAIKRVARRIVEVKKAGHDVVVAVSAMGDTTDDLEDLAKGVSPLPPAREMDMLLTAGERISMALVAMAISDLGYTARSFTGSQAGVITDSVHGKAKIIDVTPGRITQAIGEGHIVIVAGFQGVSADTKEITTLGRGGSDTTAVALAAALGADVCEIYTDVDGVFTADPRVVPQARKLDRVSYEEMLELAACGSKILHLRCVEYGRRYGVPIHVRSSFSQLQGTWVMNDPGLDGPEEETMEQPIIAGVAHDVSEAKITVVGVPDKVGEAARIFEALSEAQINLDMIVQNISAAATSLTDISFTLPRTDGQTAMTALARIQAEVGYDKLLYDDKIGKVSLIGAGMRSHPGITSKFFGALASAGVNIGMISTSEIRISVIVDESSVSDAVRATHTAFDLDADEVEAVVYGGTGR, encoded by the coding sequence GTGGGCATTGTCGTGCAGAAGTACGGCGGCTCCTCGCTCGCCGACGCCGACGCCATCAAGCGCGTCGCGCGGCGCATCGTGGAGGTCAAGAAGGCCGGACACGACGTCGTCGTCGCCGTGTCCGCCATGGGCGACACGACCGACGACCTGGAGGACCTGGCCAAGGGCGTGTCTCCCCTGCCGCCGGCGCGCGAGATGGACATGCTGCTGACCGCAGGTGAGCGCATCTCGATGGCGCTGGTCGCGATGGCGATCAGCGACCTCGGCTACACCGCGCGCTCCTTCACCGGCTCGCAGGCGGGCGTGATCACCGACTCGGTGCACGGCAAGGCCAAGATCATCGACGTGACGCCGGGGCGCATCACCCAGGCGATCGGCGAGGGCCACATCGTCATCGTGGCCGGCTTCCAGGGCGTCTCCGCGGACACCAAGGAGATCACCACGCTGGGCCGCGGCGGCAGCGACACCACCGCGGTGGCGCTGGCCGCCGCGCTGGGCGCCGACGTCTGCGAGATCTACACCGACGTCGACGGCGTCTTCACCGCCGACCCGCGGGTCGTCCCGCAGGCCCGCAAGCTCGACCGGGTCTCCTACGAGGAGATGCTCGAGCTGGCCGCCTGCGGCTCCAAGATCTTGCACCTGCGCTGCGTGGAGTACGGCCGCCGCTACGGCGTCCCGATCCACGTGCGCTCGTCGTTCAGCCAGCTTCAGGGAACCTGGGTCATGAACGACCCCGGTCTCGACGGACCCGAGGAAGAGACCATGGAACAGCCCATCATCGCCGGAGTCGCCCACGACGTCAGCGAGGCCAAGATCACCGTCGTCGGGGTGCCCGACAAGGTCGGCGAGGCCGCCCGGATCTTCGAGGCGCTGTCCGAGGCCCAGATCAACCTCGACATGATCGTGCAGAACATCTCGGCCGCCGCGACCAGCCTCACCGACATCTCCTTCACGCTGCCGCGCACCGACGGGCAGACCGCGATGACGGCGCTGGCGCGCATCCAGGCAGAGGTCGGCTACGACAAGCTGCTCTACGACGACAAGATCGGCAAGGTCTCGCTGATCGGCGCCGGCATGCGCTCGCACCCCGGCATCACCTCGAAGTTCTTCGGCGCGCTCGCGTCCGCCGGGGTCAACATCGGCATGATCTCCACCTCCGAGATCCGCATCTCGGTGATCGTCGACGAGAGCTCCGTCAGCGACGCCGTACGCGCGACGCACACGGCGTTCGACCTCGACGCCGACGAGGTCGAGGCCGTGGTCTACGGAGGCACGGGCCGATGA
- a CDS encoding aspartate-semialdehyde dehydrogenase, whose amino-acid sequence MSARVNLGIVGATGQVGVAMRQILLERDFPADQVRFFASSRSAGTVLPFGDREITVEDAETADPAGLDIALFSAGATTSRALAQKFVDAGVIVIDNSSAFRKDPAIPLVVAEVNPGAMSGVVGAGRGIIANPNCTTMAAMPVLKPLHDEAGLARLIVSTYQAVSGSGVAGVDELADGVAEAGDKARELAYDGSAVAFPEPVKYVEPIAYNVLPMAGSIVDDGLNETDEEHKLRNESRKILDLPDLLVSGICVRVPVFTGHSLAVNAEFARPMTPARAREILASAEGVELDEVPTPLKAAGKDPSYVGRLRQDPGVPDDRGLALFISNDNLRKGAALNTVQIAELIVAAR is encoded by the coding sequence ATGAGTGCACGCGTCAACCTCGGAATCGTCGGCGCCACCGGGCAGGTGGGCGTCGCGATGCGCCAGATCCTGCTCGAGCGGGACTTCCCGGCCGACCAGGTCCGTTTCTTCGCCTCCTCCCGCTCGGCGGGCACGGTGCTGCCCTTCGGTGACCGTGAGATCACCGTGGAGGACGCGGAGACCGCCGACCCTGCCGGTCTCGACATCGCGCTGTTCTCCGCCGGCGCCACCACCTCGCGGGCGCTCGCCCAGAAGTTCGTCGACGCCGGCGTGATCGTCATCGACAACTCGAGCGCCTTCCGCAAGGACCCGGCGATCCCGCTCGTCGTCGCCGAGGTCAACCCCGGCGCGATGTCCGGCGTCGTCGGGGCCGGGCGCGGCATCATCGCCAACCCCAACTGCACGACGATGGCCGCGATGCCGGTGCTCAAGCCGTTGCACGACGAGGCGGGGCTGGCGCGGCTCATCGTCTCGACCTACCAGGCCGTCTCCGGCTCCGGTGTCGCCGGCGTCGACGAGCTCGCCGACGGTGTGGCCGAGGCGGGCGACAAGGCCCGCGAGCTGGCGTACGACGGCTCTGCGGTCGCGTTCCCGGAGCCGGTGAAGTATGTCGAGCCGATCGCCTACAACGTGCTCCCGATGGCCGGCTCGATCGTCGACGACGGCCTCAACGAGACCGACGAGGAGCACAAGCTCCGCAACGAGTCGCGCAAGATCCTCGACCTGCCCGACCTCCTGGTCTCCGGGATCTGCGTGCGGGTGCCGGTCTTCACCGGACACTCGCTCGCGGTCAACGCCGAGTTCGCCCGGCCCATGACCCCGGCTCGGGCCCGCGAGATCCTGGCCTCGGCCGAGGGCGTGGAGCTCGACGAGGTGCCGACCCCGCTCAAGGCCGCCGGCAAGGACCCGTCCTACGTCGGACGGCTGCGGCAGGACCCGGGTGTGCCCGACGACCGCGGCCTCGCGCTCTTCATCAGCAACGACAACCTGCGCAAGGGCGCTGCCCTCAACACCGTGCAGATCGCGGAGCTGATCGTCGCCGCTCGGTGA